The proteins below are encoded in one region of Paenibacillus albus:
- a CDS encoding HAD family hydrolase, translated as MTIQAVLFDLDGTLLDRHTSLLAFVREQWQRYSELQIVDTQSFVNRFIELDNHGYVWKDKVYQQLLKEYAITNIDWTLLLDDYITNFHKHSIGFPNLMSMLEQLKEHDIKLALVSNGNGQFQYDNFKALHIGSLFDEVLISEWEGLRKPDKAIFDRALSKLGVSAEHALFVGDHPDNDIRASRAVGMKAVWKRNSQFAIVDEAEVDADAVIDDLGELVNIVLGH; from the coding sequence ATGACAATCCAAGCCGTTCTTTTTGATTTGGACGGAACTTTGCTTGACCGTCACACTTCACTATTAGCATTTGTGAGAGAGCAATGGCAGCGGTACTCTGAGCTGCAAATCGTTGATACACAGAGCTTCGTTAATCGGTTTATCGAACTCGATAACCATGGTTATGTGTGGAAGGATAAGGTCTATCAACAGCTTCTTAAGGAGTATGCGATTACTAATATAGACTGGACTTTGCTTCTCGATGATTACATAACTAATTTCCATAAGCATAGCATCGGTTTCCCCAACCTTATGAGTATGCTTGAACAGTTGAAGGAGCATGACATCAAGCTAGCCCTGGTCTCCAACGGTAATGGTCAATTCCAATACGACAACTTCAAAGCGCTGCATATCGGGAGTTTATTCGATGAGGTGCTCATCTCGGAATGGGAAGGACTTCGGAAGCCGGACAAAGCGATATTTGATCGCGCATTGAGTAAACTTGGCGTATCTGCAGAGCATGCTCTCTTCGTTGGTGACCATCCTGATAACGATATTCGAGCTAGTCGTGCCGTCGGGATGAAGGCGGTTTGGAAACGAAATAGTCAGTTTGCGATAGTTGATGAGGCTGAAGTCGATGCTGATGCAGTCATTGATGATCTGGGAGAACTGGTGAACATTGTGCTAGGACACTGA
- a CDS encoding LysR family transcriptional regulator — MVNTEWYRIFLYAAQFGNVTKAAQKLHITQPSASYAIKQLEEALNVVLFDRLSKGVRLTYEGQLLMDYVDRAFAQFDRGEHELQLVKQLGSGLLRIGASGTILKETVLPALDQFHADYPEVRIRLVAEQSKELVQQLKNRTLEIAFVHLPVHDSEIEIRQLAATSNCLVVSRAFRSFLEAPVSTEELLKLPLLMLSPGSATRRIIEHWFTSQGVIPNCDIELNSIDLLIEFAKRGYGAAFVPRSSVSRFIDDGVLVELKTVTPLPAAEIGVATMSNSTMTAAATAFLNRIEQLEK; from the coding sequence ATGGTTAATACAGAATGGTACCGTATTTTCTTGTATGCAGCTCAATTCGGCAATGTAACAAAGGCCGCACAGAAGCTGCACATTACGCAGCCTTCAGCCAGCTATGCAATTAAACAGTTAGAAGAAGCGCTGAACGTCGTGTTGTTCGATCGTCTATCCAAAGGCGTTAGGTTAACCTATGAAGGACAGCTGTTGATGGATTATGTAGATCGGGCATTCGCACAGTTCGATCGAGGGGAGCATGAGCTGCAGCTTGTGAAACAATTGGGTTCTGGCCTGCTTCGCATCGGCGCGAGCGGAACCATCTTGAAAGAAACGGTCCTTCCGGCTCTGGATCAGTTCCATGCCGATTACCCTGAGGTTCGCATCCGCTTAGTTGCGGAGCAGTCGAAGGAGCTTGTGCAGCAGCTCAAGAATCGAACGCTTGAAATCGCCTTTGTTCATCTCCCCGTTCATGATTCCGAGATTGAGATCAGGCAGCTCGCTGCGACTAGCAACTGTTTAGTTGTAAGCAGAGCGTTCCGATCGTTCCTTGAAGCGCCAGTATCGACGGAGGAGCTGCTCAAGCTGCCGCTGCTCATGCTATCGCCGGGCAGCGCGACGAGGCGAATTATCGAGCATTGGTTCACAAGCCAAGGCGTTATTCCGAATTGTGATATTGAGTTAAACAGCATTGATCTGCTGATCGAATTTGCAAAGCGGGGTTATGGTGCGGCGTTTGTTCCTCGTTCATCAGTAAGCCGTTTTATTGACGATGGAGTGTTAGTTGAGCTGAAGACAGTCACTCCCCTACCGGCAGCTGAGATTGGAGTCGCAACGATGAGCAATTCAACCATGACGGCCGCGGCGACGGCTTTCCTGAATCGGATTGAGCAATTGGAGAAATAA
- a CDS encoding AAA family ATPase, with amino-acid sequence MYLRSIELERERVPTFAEYPFHLGAIQHLDKLEFHPKVTYIVGENGMGKSTLMEAIAIAWGFNPEGGTKNFTFSTHASHSNLFEYLRLARGLKKARDGFFFRAESYYNLASNIDELDKEPGSGPALIDSYGGKSLHEQSHGESFFATFMNRFGGNGLYILDEPEAALSPFRQMAMLSNMHELIQTNSQFIISTHSPILMAYPDSIIYYLTQDGIETRTLEQTDHYIIMKEFLNNKERMLRELMEDAKE; translated from the coding sequence ATGTATCTTCGTTCGATCGAGCTAGAGCGGGAGCGCGTTCCTACTTTTGCCGAATATCCGTTTCATCTCGGAGCGATTCAGCATCTCGATAAGCTGGAGTTTCATCCCAAGGTCACGTATATCGTCGGTGAGAACGGAATGGGCAAGTCCACCTTGATGGAGGCCATTGCCATTGCTTGGGGCTTCAATCCGGAAGGCGGAACGAAGAATTTCACGTTCTCGACCCATGCTTCTCATTCGAATTTGTTCGAGTATCTTCGGCTTGCGCGCGGGCTGAAGAAGGCAAGAGATGGGTTCTTCTTCCGTGCGGAGAGCTATTACAACTTGGCCAGCAACATTGATGAGTTAGATAAGGAGCCTGGATCGGGACCTGCACTGATCGACTCCTATGGCGGGAAGTCGCTGCACGAGCAGTCGCATGGGGAGTCGTTCTTCGCGACCTTCATGAATCGCTTCGGCGGCAACGGACTGTATATTTTGGACGAGCCGGAAGCCGCGCTGTCTCCTTTTCGACAAATGGCAATGCTGTCGAATATGCATGAGCTGATTCAGACAAACTCTCAGTTTATTATCTCGACACACTCACCGATTCTGATGGCTTACCCCGATTCTATCATCTACTACTTGACGCAAGATGGCATCGAGACGCGAACGCTGGAGCAGACCGATCATTACATTATCATGAAAGAGTTTCTAAACAACAAAGAGCGTATGCTGCGCGAGCTGATGGAGGATGCAAAGGAGTGA
- a CDS encoding ABC transporter permease, translated as MTLFALSFTLLFVFATMLISYWQKLGLEKEIAIGTVRSSVQLLLIGYVLQYIFQTENYLLLVLIITIMIGVASWNASKRGEGMKGVIWRIAFSIAVMELLMMAMLLGLHLIKSTPQYIIPLSGMTIGNAMVVSGLFMNQLKREAHSSRGEIDTLLSLGASAKQALHEVRKRAVKFSMIPTIDGMKTVGLVQLPGMMTGMIIAGAEPVEAVRYQILIVFSFTGSAAITSMLLSMLCYKLVFTKDLQLKTFAKD; from the coding sequence GTGACATTATTTGCGCTTAGTTTTACGCTGCTGTTTGTTTTTGCAACGATGCTCATTTCCTACTGGCAGAAGCTTGGGCTTGAGAAAGAGATCGCGATCGGAACGGTCAGATCTTCCGTGCAGCTGTTGTTAATCGGATATGTCCTGCAGTATATTTTTCAGACGGAAAATTATCTCTTATTGGTACTTATCATAACGATTATGATAGGGGTGGCCTCCTGGAACGCTTCCAAACGAGGAGAAGGGATGAAAGGGGTTATTTGGCGGATCGCATTCTCCATCGCCGTTATGGAGTTATTAATGATGGCAATGCTGCTAGGACTTCATCTCATAAAATCGACTCCGCAGTATATTATCCCGCTCAGTGGGATGACAATCGGCAATGCGATGGTTGTTTCGGGCTTATTCATGAATCAGCTTAAACGGGAAGCTCATTCCTCGAGAGGGGAAATCGATACACTGCTATCGTTAGGGGCCAGTGCGAAGCAAGCTTTGCACGAAGTCAGGAAACGAGCGGTGAAATTCAGCATGATTCCGACGATCGACGGTATGAAGACCGTCGGACTTGTACAGCTTCCGGGAATGATGACAGGAATGATCATAGCTGGAGCAGAACCAGTGGAGGCTGTCCGCTATCAAATCTTAATCGTATTCTCGTTTACGGGCTCTGCTGCGATTACGAGTATGCTTCTGAGTATGCTTTGCTATAAGCTTGTGTTCACCAAGGATCTGCAATTGAAAACATTTGCAAAAGACTGA
- a CDS encoding ABC transporter ATP-binding protein: MLEIKQVAKRSFLRNNNNAPYLLSNISATVDQGERISLLGASGQGKSTLLRLLSILHTPDEGDICLRGMSFRQIGSRLWRKQVCYVAQQAVMLPGTVEDNLKVTAQLHQLPYDQKLAERLLEAARLTHIDLKKDARELSGGEMQRIALIRSLLLRPDILLLDEVTSSLDGPNTLAIEQMLSEWNRSEGTIMIGVTHELVQAERTSTRIWFMAGGTIAEDASARPFFENPSTETARQFIGRGQTEVELT, encoded by the coding sequence ATGCTCGAAATCAAACAAGTCGCGAAGCGATCATTCCTTAGGAACAATAATAACGCTCCATACCTTTTATCCAACATTAGCGCCACGGTTGATCAAGGAGAACGAATCTCCCTTCTTGGGGCCTCTGGCCAAGGGAAGAGTACGTTACTTCGCTTGCTTTCGATTCTACATACGCCAGATGAAGGAGACATTTGTCTAAGAGGGATGTCATTTCGGCAAATCGGTTCAAGATTATGGAGAAAACAAGTCTGCTATGTTGCGCAGCAAGCCGTAATGCTGCCAGGAACTGTAGAAGATAATCTTAAAGTGACTGCTCAATTACATCAATTACCGTATGATCAGAAGCTAGCTGAAAGATTATTAGAAGCAGCAAGGCTTACACATATTGACTTGAAGAAAGATGCTCGTGAGCTCTCGGGTGGTGAGATGCAGAGAATTGCTCTCATACGATCGTTGCTTTTGCGCCCAGATATTCTATTGTTAGATGAAGTTACATCATCTCTGGATGGGCCTAATACGCTTGCAATTGAGCAAATGCTAAGTGAATGGAATCGTAGTGAAGGTACGATTATGATCGGGGTTACACATGAGCTTGTGCAGGCCGAAAGGACAAGTACGAGAATATGGTTCATGGCAGGCGGGACGATCGCTGAAGATGCTTCTGCAAGGCCATTTTTTGAAAATCCAAGCACCGAAACCGCGAGGCAATTTATCGGGAGAGGGCAAACTGAGGTGGAGCTGACGTGA
- the aroC gene encoding chorismate synthase yields the protein MAANSFGERFRITTFGESHGEAVGVIVDGVTPGLEIDEAYIQIQMDRRKPGQSSVTSPRKEYDHVHIVSGVYEGRATGTPLTIILYNKDMRPEAYDDIKHSYRPGHADYTYMQKYGLRDHRGSGRASGRETAGRVAAGAVARKLLEQRGISVVAYSKEIGGIESTSFSEEEIERNPVRAADPIAAMRMVERIEHLASIGDSCGGIVECRIRGLAPGIGEPVFDKLDAELARAMISIGAVKGIEFGAGFEAARMQGSEHNDPMNTSGFLSNHAGGILGGISTGADIIFRVAVKPTSSISVPQQTVRENGEEQIIVTKGRHDPCICPRIVPVVEAMACLVLEDQIKRQAVMHA from the coding sequence ATGGCAGCGAACTCGTTCGGAGAGCGGTTCAGAATTACGACTTTCGGAGAATCACACGGTGAGGCGGTTGGCGTTATCGTTGACGGGGTGACGCCAGGCTTGGAAATAGACGAAGCATATATTCAGATTCAGATGGATCGGAGAAAGCCGGGACAATCGTCCGTAACGTCACCGCGCAAGGAATACGATCATGTTCATATTGTGTCAGGCGTTTATGAAGGCAGAGCAACGGGGACGCCGCTCACCATCATTCTGTACAACAAAGATATGCGTCCGGAAGCATATGACGATATTAAGCATAGCTATCGTCCAGGTCATGCGGATTACACGTATATGCAGAAGTATGGTCTTCGCGATCACCGGGGCAGCGGCCGGGCATCGGGACGGGAGACGGCGGGAAGAGTAGCGGCAGGTGCGGTTGCGCGTAAGCTTCTTGAACAGAGAGGGATCTCTGTTGTAGCTTATTCCAAAGAAATCGGCGGCATTGAGAGCACTAGCTTCTCCGAGGAAGAGATCGAGCGAAACCCGGTCAGAGCTGCTGACCCGATTGCTGCTATGCGGATGGTAGAGCGGATTGAGCACTTGGCTTCAATCGGCGATAGCTGCGGAGGCATTGTAGAGTGCAGAATTCGTGGACTTGCTCCCGGTATCGGCGAGCCGGTCTTTGATAAGCTTGATGCGGAGCTTGCCCGAGCTATGATCTCCATCGGAGCGGTAAAAGGAATCGAGTTTGGCGCGGGGTTCGAAGCGGCGAGAATGCAAGGCAGCGAGCATAACGATCCAATGAACACATCGGGATTCTTGAGCAATCATGCGGGAGGCATTCTCGGCGGAATCAGCACGGGCGCGGACATTATTTTCCGAGTTGCGGTCAAGCCGACTTCTTCGATTTCAGTTCCTCAGCAAACCGTTAGAGAAAACGGGGAAGAACAGATCATCGTGACAAAGGGTCGGCATGATCCATGCATCTGTCCGAGAATTGTCCCTGTCGTCGAAGCGATGGCCTGCCTTGTTCTTGAGGACCAGATTAAGCGTCAAGCGGTGATGCATGCGTGA